Part of the Phycisphaeraceae bacterium genome, CCTGGGTTTGCCGCAGGGCGACCTGATCGACGCGCTGCTCGGCGCGTGCGCCGAGGGGTCGCTCAAGGGCGCGCTGGAATCGGGCGATGCGCTGCTCCAGAGCGGGGTGACCATCGACCAGGCGCTCGAGTCGATCGTCTCGCGGCTGCGCGACGTGCTGATCATCGCCGCGTGCGGGCACGACAGCGAGATCGCCGAACTCGAGGGCGAGGACCGCGAGCGGGCGGCGGCGCTGGCCGACCGTCTCGACGACGCGGGGATCGTGCACATGATCGCGCTGTGTGAGAACGCGGCCAGGTCGGCCCGCTCGAGCAGCACGCCGCGCGCGCTCTTCGACGCCGTCGTGGCGCGCATGGCGATGACCGAGCGCATCGCCGACGCGGCGGCGCTGGCTCGCTCGGGCGCTGCGTCCGGGCCCCCGGCCTCGGGCGGTCGCGCGCTGGCCGGCGCGTCGTCGGAGCCGCCAAAAAAAGCAGGAGCGCCGGCCGGCGGTGAACCCGCCCGGTCGGCGCGACCCGAGCCGACCGCCGACGCGAGAGGCGACGCGGCGCGCCCGGCCATCCCCTGCGCCGCAACTGGCGACCTATGGGCGTCGATGCGCGAGCAGGCCCCGCCCGGGGTTCGGTCCGTGCTGCGCCCGCTGACGCTGGCCGCGCAGACCCGCGATTCGATCACGCTGCGTGCTGGAGACGAGTACACGCTCAAGTTCGCGCAGAGCCGGCTGGACGCGATCCGCCAGTTCGCGTCTGAGCTGGCGGGGCGCCCGATCGGCGTGACGCTGGTCGGCGCGGCTCCGGCGAGGCGTGAAGAGGAACCGGGGGCAACGGGGGCATCGGGGGCTCCGGGGGCGCCGGGGGGGTCGGGTGCGAGGCCGCGGCCGGCGCAGTCCGGGCTGACGGTCGCCGAGCGTGAGGCGATGGAGCACCCGCTGGTGCGCACGGCGATCGATCTTTTCGGCGCGCGCCTGGTTCGGGTCGAGACCGACAGCGACGACGACCTCGCAGAGGGCCAGTCGAGGGAGGACGCAGGTGTTTGATCAGTTCAAGGCGATGGGCGCCCTCGCGGGCCTGATGAAGAACAAGGAGAAGCTGCGCGAAGCGGGCGAGCGGATGCAGTCCACTCTCGAAGCGGCGCGGATCGTGGGCCAGGCGGGCGCCGGGCTGGTGCGCGTCGAGGTGAGCGGGCGCCTGCGAGTGCTGCGCGTGGAGATCGACCCGGTGGTCGCGTCGTCGATGGGCGACGAGCGGAGCCGGCGCGAAGCGGAGTCGATGATCACCGAAGCGGTGAACGACGCGATGCGCGCCGCGGAGCGCGTGATCCAGCAGGAGAGCCAGCGCATGGCGCGCGAGCTGGGCATCGAGGACATGCCCGGGATGGAAGGGCTCACCAGGATGCTGGGCTCGTGAACCTTCAACGATCCTCTTCGCGAGGCGGGTACCCCGAGTCGGTGGAGCGTCTCATCGAGCGGTTCGCGAAGCTCCCCGGCATCGGGCGTCGCACGGCGGAGCGGCTCGCGTTCTGGGTGCTCAAGGCGGAGAAGGCCGACGCGATGGCCCTTGCCGACGCGATCGCCGAGGTGAAACGCTCCATCCGGCACTGCGACATTTGTTTCAATCTCTCCGAGACGCAGCCCTGCGCCGTGTGTTCGGACACGCGCCGGGACCGGGGCGTGGTGCTGGTGGTCGAGCAGCCGCGCGACCTGATCGCGCTGGAGCAGACGGGCGTGCATCGCGGCGTGTACCACGTGCTGCTGGGGCGGGTCTCGCCGCTGGAAGGGGTGGGGCCCGACGATGTGACGATCGCGCAGCTGGTGGCGCGCGTGACGGACCCGTCGAAGAACTGCGCGGGCGAGCCGGTCCGCGAGGTGATCCTCGGGCTGAACCCCACGCTCGAGGGCGACGGCACGGCGCTGTTCATCGCCGAGGCGCTGCAGGGCGCAGGCGTGAGGCTGACCCGCCTGGCGAGGGGGGTGCCCAGCGGGAGCCAGCTGGAATACGCGAGCAAGGCGGTCCTGACCGACGCGCTCGCCGGGCGCCAGCGGATGGAGTGAGCGGCGCGCTCGGCCCTCGTCTCGGCTATTCTCGAATCCGTCTCGTTCTGTTCCCGTGACCCCCTCTGGTTGGATGACCATGCGCTTCGACACTTCACAACAGATGAAGTTGGGCCAGCAGATGAAGCTGGCGCCGCGCATGATCCAGTCGATGGAGATCCTGCAGATGCCGATGCTGGCGCTGCAGGAGCGGATCGAGCAGGAACTGGCGAGCAACGCGACGCTGGAGACCTTCGAGCCGGGCGCGGACCGGGCCGAGATCGACGAGATCCGCAAGGAAAGCGACCGCGACGCCACGGAGAACGAGCGGGAGCTCAAGGTCGACGACGACGGGAACGCGTCGGACTTCGAGCGGCTCGACTCGATGGAGGAGAGCTACGCCGAGGCGGTCGAGAACCAGTACGAGGCGTCGGCGCTGCCATCGCGGCTGCGCGAGGAGTGGGACTTCGGCGCCAGCGGCGTCCGCGCGGCGCGCGACAGCGGCGAGCGCGACGGCAAGATGGACGCGATGGCCAACACCGCCGGGCGCGGGGCCAGCGTCGGCGATCAGTTGCTCGAGCAGTGGCTGTTCGCGCCGGTCGACGATCGCACGCGCGCGCTCGGGAAGGTGCTGATCGAGTTCGTCGACGACGACGGGTATGTGCGCACGCCCCTGGAGCAGGTCGTCGACCAGACGCCGCAGGACCTCAAGCCGGTGACGATCGAAGAGATCGAGCGGGCGCTCTACGCGCTGCAGCTGTTCGTCGAGCCGGCGGGCGTGGGCGCG contains:
- the dnaX gene encoding DNA polymerase III subunit gamma/tau, yielding MSYTVLARRYRSRSFDELVGQDAVARTLANAIERGRVGHAYLFCGTRGVGKTSLARIFAKALNAPDDKPKDVAEAIMQGRDTDVIEIDAASNRGVDEARELIANSVYRPMRGRYKIYIIDEVHMLTREAFNALLKTMEEPPEHVKFILCTTEAHKVPPTIQSRCQRFDFKNIDSRRIGEHLRSVLKQEKVEAEPSVVAQVARLANGSMRDSLTLMDRLLATGEKKLTSALLHDILGLPQGDLIDALLGACAEGSLKGALESGDALLQSGVTIDQALESIVSRLRDVLIIAACGHDSEIAELEGEDRERAAALADRLDDAGIVHMIALCENAARSARSSSTPRALFDAVVARMAMTERIADAAALARSGAASGPPASGGRALAGASSEPPKKAGAPAGGEPARSARPEPTADARGDAARPAIPCAATGDLWASMREQAPPGVRSVLRPLTLAAQTRDSITLRAGDEYTLKFAQSRLDAIRQFASELAGRPIGVTLVGAAPARREEEPGATGASGAPGAPGGSGARPRPAQSGLTVAEREAMEHPLVRTAIDLFGARLVRVETDSDDDLAEGQSREDAGV
- a CDS encoding YbaB/EbfC family nucleoid-associated protein, coding for MFDQFKAMGALAGLMKNKEKLREAGERMQSTLEAARIVGQAGAGLVRVEVSGRLRVLRVEIDPVVASSMGDERSRREAESMITEAVNDAMRAAERVIQQESQRMARELGIEDMPGMEGLTRMLGS
- the recR gene encoding recombination mediator RecR translates to MNLQRSSSRGGYPESVERLIERFAKLPGIGRRTAERLAFWVLKAEKADAMALADAIAEVKRSIRHCDICFNLSETQPCAVCSDTRRDRGVVLVVEQPRDLIALEQTGVHRGVYHVLLGRVSPLEGVGPDDVTIAQLVARVTDPSKNCAGEPVREVILGLNPTLEGDGTALFIAEALQGAGVRLTRLARGVPSGSQLEYASKAVLTDALAGRQRME